From Desulfocurvus vexinensis DSM 17965, one genomic window encodes:
- the phnN gene encoding phosphonate metabolism protein/1,5-bisphosphokinase (PRPP-forming) PhnN translates to MKARLIYVMGASGSGKDSLMRYAREKLAKHSNIVFAHRYITRPADAGGENHVSLTPDEFSSRVAAGLFAFHWQSHGHHYGIGIEIDQWLASGATVIVNGSREYLPQASGRYHNVVPLLIEVSADVLRERLLSRGRETREQVEKRLQRHQILAGACEGCLKVNNDGQLHEGGDTLIGLILHYSVNDCLQPDRRIHS, encoded by the coding sequence ATGAAAGCCCGACTCATTTACGTCATGGGGGCATCGGGAAGCGGCAAGGACAGCCTGATGCGTTACGCCCGGGAAAAACTGGCCAAACACTCCAATATCGTTTTCGCTCATCGCTATATCACCCGTCCAGCGGATGCGGGAGGTGAAAACCATGTGTCGCTCACCCCGGATGAATTTTCCTCGCGGGTTGCGGCCGGGCTTTTCGCCTTTCATTGGCAAAGCCACGGCCATCATTACGGGATCGGCATCGAGATCGACCAGTGGCTTGCAAGCGGCGCGACCGTCATTGTGAACGGCTCCCGCGAATACTTGCCCCAGGCGTCCGGTCGATATCATAACGTGGTGCCGCTCTTGATCGAGGTTTCTGCGGATGTCCTCCGGGAACGGCTCCTGAGCCGGGGCCGCGAAACCAGGGAGCAGGTTGAAAAACGTCTGCAACGTCACCAGATTCTTGCAGGCGCCTGCGAGGGCTGTCTCAAGGTCAATAACGACGGACAGCTTCACGAAGGCGGTGACACTTTGATCGGTCTCATCCTGCATTATTCCGTGAATGACTGTTTACAGCCCGACAGGCGTATTCATTCATGA
- the phnP gene encoding phosphonate metabolism protein PhnP, which yields MSTLNSGILPSSGEVDSRHDSRNGPKPPKNTGGLRLSLLGTGDAGGVPLYGCNCPACERARLDPRFIRRPSTALVESGGTRVLIDAGLVDLVERFPSENLTAILLTHFHPDHVQGLFPLRWGTGPRIDVGAPPDPEGCADLYKNNGLLKFHRLQEFSPALFGDVTATPVPLVHSKMTFGYCLEAGSARIAYLCDTIGLPPGSVEFFKQWRPDCVILDCCHPPLERRPRNHNDVRTALESADAIGARRVILTHVSHELDLWLMDHAGTLPRHVAVGRDGMVIDDRNTEPSR from the coding sequence ATGAGCACACTGAACTCAGGAATCCTTCCGTCATCCGGGGAAGTTGATTCAAGACATGACTCCCGGAATGGCCCGAAGCCACCGAAAAACACAGGTGGTTTGCGTTTAAGCTTACTGGGGACAGGCGACGCAGGCGGTGTGCCGCTTTATGGGTGCAATTGTCCGGCCTGTGAACGGGCACGGCTCGATCCACGTTTCATACGGCGTCCAAGCACGGCGCTTGTTGAATCCGGCGGCACGCGGGTCTTGATCGACGCGGGGTTGGTCGATCTCGTCGAGCGGTTTCCTTCCGAAAACCTGACCGCGATCCTGCTCACCCATTTTCACCCCGATCATGTCCAGGGACTGTTTCCTCTCCGCTGGGGCACAGGCCCACGGATCGATGTCGGAGCGCCTCCCGATCCGGAGGGCTGCGCCGACCTTTACAAAAACAACGGCTTGCTGAAGTTTCACCGGCTCCAGGAATTCAGCCCGGCTCTCTTTGGTGACGTGACGGCTACCCCTGTTCCCCTGGTGCATTCCAAGATGACCTTTGGCTACTGCCTTGAAGCGGGTTCGGCAAGGATTGCCTATCTTTGCGACACCATCGGCCTGCCGCCCGGCAGCGTGGAGTTTTTTAAACAGTGGCGGCCTGATTGCGTTATCCTCGATTGCTGTCATCCACCTCTGGAGAGGCGGCCACGTAACCATAATGATGTGCGCACCGCATTGGAAAGCGCGGATGCCATCGGAGCGCGGAGGGTGATCCTCACCCATGTAAGTCATGAGTTGGATTTGTGGCTGATGGACCACGCAGGAACCCTACCCCGCCACGTTGCGGTTGGAAGGGATGGAATGGTAATCGATGATCGAAATACTGAGCCCTCAAGGTAA